The sequence below is a genomic window from Spiroplasma gladiatoris.
GCGAATGAATGCCTTTATTAGAAGTATTACAAAATTCTACTTATAAAGAGGTGTATGAAGATAAAAACCCGGATGAGATAAATAAAATTTATAATCCAATAAAAACAAGCAGTCCTTGAAAGTATACTAATTGAATATTTTATAAAAACTCAAAAAATAAAGTTTTAGGAAAAATTAATTAGTTATTGACAGTAAATAAATCAATTTTTTAAAATATAAATTTTTTTTCAATAAAATTAGTTAATCTAAGGTTTTTTATTTTAATTTATAAATGAATATAAATATATATTTAATTATAAGGGGATTCTCAGTAATTACTAGTTACATTAAAAACTTTTAAAAAACTGACAAAAACATTCAAGACAATTTATTAAGCAGAAGTTTAGTTAAAAAAATTTCCCAATAAGATGTCTGTTAAATTACTTCTTAATTAAATGTCAATAGATATAACACAATAATTTAAAAATTTAAATTAAGAATATAGATTGAAAAACTTACTATTGATAGTAAATTTTTATTTTAACTAACTTAAAATACTTTTGAATTCACAATTATATGTAAGTTTTAGCTTTTTTAATAATATTAATTTATAGATTTTAAAGAGATAAATGAAAAAGCTTAAAAAATTATTATTTTATTTACAAGTTTTTCAGCTATATTTGTATCAAATTTTTAGTTCTGCAATCTATATGAACTATAAAACTACTAACAATTATAACAATATTACAAAATATCCAAAAGCAGCAAGTAAAAGTATTTATAAAAATGACTTAATGTTATCAAGGTGAACATAACAAAACTTTTAATAGAAGCATTCAAACATTTATCAAAACAGATATTTCACTCAACTTGTATACGAGGAAATGTTATAAGTTATTATTGATAATTATATAATTTTAATACGCCTTTTATTGAATTAGTCTTTTAATATTTATTAATTGTAATTTATATTTTTAAAATGTAAATATCTTAATTTTCTATATATTTATGCATCGTTTTAAAAAAATATCAAAATAAAAACTTTAAAAAAGGGAAAATTTAAAAGGATCAAGTAAATAAAAAAATAGATATTATTAATAAATTTGGTAATGATTATAAAGATACTAGTAAAGAAGAAATGCAAACTGCATTGTAGATAAGTAATATTAAAAATCTACAAGATTATTTAGCGAAACGTAAAAAGAAATATTCTTCAATTATAAGCTTTTTAAAAAAAATTTCAAAGAAGATAATTATCAAGTGACTTACTAAAAAAAGTTAAAAGATATAAATTTGTTATTGCAAAACTTGTATTAATAAAATAAAAAATTTAAATATTTAGTTAAAATATCACAGGATTTTTAATATAATTTAGTAAGAGGTAAAAATAATGTATAATGGAACAAGTTTATTTTCCAATGTGGGAATTGATGAACATTTTTTTAAAACAAGAAATGTAAAGATAAAAGTGGCTAACGAATTATTAGATAAAAGAGCTATGTTTTACAAACATTTATATCCTGATGTAGATGTAATAATAGGTGATATAAGAAATGATATCGTTTTTAAAACTATTATAAATAAACATGTTAAATATAAATGTGACTTTCTGATTGCTACTCCACCTTGTCAAGGTATGTCTGTGGCAGGAAAAATGGATAAAAATGACGAGAGAAATGCTTTAATTAAATATGTTGTAAAATTTATACAAATAACAAAACCGAAAAATATTTTAATAGAAAATGTACCAGGTTTATTAAAATTTAAAATAGAAGTTAATGGCGAAAAAGTAGCAATTAAAGATTATATAATTAACACTTTAGAATGTATGGGCTATATAGTTAATTATGGTGTTTTAGATGCCGCTGATTATGAAACGCCTCAACATAGAAAAAGAGCGATTTTTCTAATTTCTAATATTAGGAAGTGAGAATTTCCTAAACCCAAAAATAGAATAACTGTAAAAGATGTTATATATAATTTAGAAAGTATAGAGTCTGGCGAAAAAGGAAAACATAGATTTCATTATGCAAAAAAACATAATAAAAAGCACATTTTATGAATGAGTAATACGCCAACAGGCAAATCAGCACACGATAACTTAGAACATTTTCCTATAAAGGATAATGGTGAAAAAATAAAAGGATATAAGACAACTTACAAAAGAATTGATTGAGATAAGCCTGCTCCAACAATAACTATGGCAAATGGATCAATTTCAAGTCAAAATAATGTTCACCCAGGTAGAATAAAAAAAGATAAAACTTATTCGGATGCTAGAGTATTGACGATATTAGAACTTTTAAGGTTAACAGGGTTACCAGATGATTGAAATATACCGATCTGAGCTACCGATAATTTAATCCGAGAAGTAATCGGAGAATCATTTCCGCCTAAGTTTGCTTTATCAATGTTAAGTACAATGCCAAATGAATATGAAGATGAATAAAATTATATGACAAGCACCAGGCAATGGAAAAATATTCGATAGCAGTTTCTATGATATCAATAAGACTAATTCTTATATGACTACAAGAAGTTTTTATGTGCTTGAATTTTTTATTAAAATGGGGAAGATAAAAATTATTAAAATTAAAGATTTGGAAAAACAAATAAAAAATTATTTAATTAATAACTTTAAATCATTTAAAAAGAATGATAGCGTTGTATCACACTTCTATAAACCTTTAATTTTTTATGGTCTTTTGAAATATATTTATATTGGAAATGACAAATATATTATGCCTTCTTTTGAAGGTAGAAAATTTGTAAGTGAAATTAAAATTAATAATTCTACTCTTGCATTAAGTTACTTTTTTAGGGCCACCATGGAAGTTATGTACCCAAACGATGCTACTCCAGATGTAAAAAATTTATATCTTTTTCCATTTAGAATAATTTATTATTATATTTTAAAAAATGGTTTTATAACCAAAGATTTTATTGATTATAAAATAGTTTTTATAAATACTATTGCAGATATAAATAATAACATTTTTTATAATTTAAAAAATACAT
It includes:
- a CDS encoding HNH endonuclease; the protein is MNKIIWQAPGNGKIFDSSFYDINKTNSYMTTRSFYVLEFFIKMGKIKIIKIKDLEKQIKNYLINNFKSFKKNDSVVSHFYKPLIFYGLLKYIYIGNDKYIMPSFEGRKFVSEIKINNSTLALSYFFRATMEVMYPNDATPDVKNLYLFPFRIIYYYILKNGFITKDFIDYKIVFINTIADINNNIFYNLKNTSKNKKFRTWVINSLVDVGILNLKNDIYTLNNNIITLIQNEYEMNIDKMFFTWNDEIEFYDTKIITKNKARNQKLAKSCIERSNFKCEIDNNHFTFNSLSNNMYLESHHVIPFSMQNRVDFELDVIDNLIALCPNCHKAMHYGDSNIKTSMINAIYNYKNNFLYKNNINLNDLLYIYLNNTYLYKN
- a CDS encoding DNA cytosine methyltransferase; the protein is MYNGTSLFSNVGIDEHFFKTRNVKIKVANELLDKRAMFYKHLYPDVDVIIGDIRNDIVFKTIINKHVKYKCDFLIATPPCQGMSVAGKMDKNDERNALIKYVVKFIQITKPKNILIENVPGLLKFKIEVNGEKVAIKDYIINTLECMGYIVNYGVLDAADYETPQHRKRAIFLISNIRKWEFPKPKNRITVKDVIYNLESIESGEKGKHRFHYAKKHNKKHILWMSNTPTGKSAHDNLEHFPIKDNGEKIKGYKTTYKRIDWDKPAPTITMANGSISSQNNVHPGRIKKDKTYSDARVLTILELLRLTGLPDDWNIPIWATDNLIREVIGESFPPKFALSMLSTMPNEYEDE